The Hypanus sabinus isolate sHypSab1 chromosome 3, sHypSab1.hap1, whole genome shotgun sequence genome contains a region encoding:
- the rnf103 gene encoding E3 ubiquitin-protein ligase RNF103 isoform X3 — MRVIDRQIRDIVREEEKVKRSVKDAAKKGQKDVCIILAKEIVRSKKAVSKLYASKAQMNSVLMSMKNQLAVAKVTGALEKSTEVMKAMQSLVKIPEIQATMRELSKEMMKAGIIDEMLEDTFESMEDEEEMEEAAELEIDKILFEVTAGALGKAPSKVTDALPEPELAGATAASDEGEAEEDIEEMQSRLAALRS; from the exons ATATTGTTAGAGAAGAGGAGAAAGTAAAGAGGTCTGTGAAAGATGCCGCAAAGAAGGGTCAGAAGGATGTTTGCATCATATTAGCAAAAGAAATCGTACGGTCAAAGAAGGCTGTAAGCAAATTGTATGCATCAAAAGCACAAATGAACTCTGTCCTAATGAGTATGAAGAACCAACTAG CTGTAGCGAAAGTCACAGGTGCCTTAGAGAAGAGCACTGAAGTGATGAAAGCCATGCAGAGTTTAGTAAAAATTCCTGAAATTCAAGCCACCATGAGAGAACTGTCTAAAGAAATGATGAAG GCAGGGATTATCGATGAGATGCTGGAGGATACTTTTGAAAGTATGGAAGATGAAGAAGAAATGGAAGAGGCCGCAGAGCTGGAAATTGACAAAATACTATTTGAGGTTACTGCAG gtgCTCTTGGGAAAGCTCCCAGCAAAGTCACGGATGCTCTCCCAGAGCCAGAACTTGCAGGGGCCACAGCCGCATCAGATGAAGGTGAGGCAGAGGAAGATATTGAAGAAATGCAGTCACGGCTAGCTGCACTCAGGAGTTAA